One window from the genome of Rufibacter tibetensis encodes:
- a CDS encoding 2-isopropylmalate synthase → MSAQKIQIFDTTLRDGEQVPGCKLNMDEKLVIARQLELLGVDVIEAGFAVSSPGDFEAIRAIAAQTKEATVCGLSRAVENDIKVAAEALKLARYPRIHTGIGTSESHIKFKLRTTQADVIERAVWAVKYAKSFVEDVEFYAEDAGRTDNEFLAMVCEAAIKAGATVLNIPDTTGYCLPEEYGAKIKYLYENVRGVQNVTLSTHCHNDLGLATANSISGVVNGARQIECTINGVGERAGNTALEEVVMILRQHPYLNLDTNINTKLLTETSHLVSHMMRMQVQPNKAIVGANAFAHSSGIHQDGVIKHRETYEIIDPKEVGAEDSSIVLTARSGRAALAYRLQKIGYAFDKFTLDKAYASFLNVADKKKEVVDEDLHQLVEQDNLVSAN, encoded by the coding sequence ATGTCAGCCCAGAAGATACAAATATTCGATACAACGTTGCGCGACGGCGAGCAGGTGCCTGGTTGCAAATTAAACATGGATGAGAAGTTGGTGATTGCACGGCAACTGGAGCTTCTGGGAGTTGACGTGATCGAAGCTGGCTTCGCGGTTTCCAGCCCCGGCGATTTCGAGGCGATTCGGGCCATTGCGGCCCAAACGAAGGAAGCCACCGTGTGCGGTCTTTCCCGCGCCGTGGAAAACGACATTAAGGTAGCCGCTGAAGCGTTGAAGCTGGCTCGTTACCCAAGAATCCATACCGGCATCGGCACCTCAGAATCGCACATCAAGTTCAAACTGCGCACCACCCAGGCCGACGTGATTGAGCGCGCCGTTTGGGCCGTAAAATACGCCAAGAGCTTTGTAGAAGACGTTGAGTTCTACGCCGAAGACGCTGGCCGCACCGATAATGAGTTCCTGGCCATGGTGTGCGAAGCCGCCATCAAAGCCGGGGCTACGGTGTTGAACATCCCCGATACCACTGGCTACTGCCTGCCGGAAGAATATGGTGCGAAAATCAAATACCTATATGAAAACGTGCGCGGCGTGCAGAACGTGACGCTTTCTACCCATTGCCACAATGATTTAGGCTTGGCTACGGCTAACTCCATTTCCGGGGTGGTGAACGGCGCCCGCCAGATTGAGTGTACCATCAACGGGGTAGGGGAGCGCGCCGGTAATACGGCCCTGGAGGAAGTCGTCATGATTCTCCGTCAGCACCCGTATCTGAACCTGGACACCAACATCAACACCAAGCTTTTGACGGAGACCTCGCATTTAGTATCACACATGATGCGCATGCAGGTACAGCCCAACAAAGCCATTGTGGGCGCTAATGCCTTTGCACACTCCAGCGGCATTCACCAGGATGGCGTGATCAAGCACCGCGAAACCTACGAGATCATTGATCCCAAAGAAGTAGGCGCCGAGGATTCTTCCATTGTCTTAACTGCCCGTTCTGGCCGTGCCGCTTTGGCGTACCGGTTACAGAAAATAGGGTATGCGTTTGATAAATTTACCTTAGACAAAGCCTACGCCTCTTTTTTGAATGTAGCAGACAAAAAGAAAGAAGTAGTAGACGAAGACCTTCACCAATTAGTGGAGCAGGATAACCTGGTTTCTGCAAATTAA
- a CDS encoding DUF4062 domain-containing protein: MEAKIYKAFIASPSDTNRERDISEKIFNEINSGLGHIYNFRIESLKWENDVRPSIQNKDGQSIIFNQIGDEYEIFIGIMNKKFGAPTPRAGSGTEEEFESAFNRYNQHKDVEVMFYFNDEPPKSMSEINASEWIKITYFKKRLQPLGIYGQYNGVLDFEEKLRKHLSKFFIDEYKKKMKPL; the protein is encoded by the coding sequence ATGGAAGCAAAAATATACAAAGCTTTTATTGCATCACCTAGCGACACAAATAGAGAACGTGATATATCAGAAAAAATCTTCAATGAAATAAATTCTGGTTTAGGACATATCTATAATTTTAGAATTGAATCTTTAAAATGGGAAAATGACGTAAGACCATCGATTCAAAACAAGGACGGACAATCCATAATTTTCAATCAGATAGGCGATGAATATGAAATATTCATCGGTATTATGAACAAAAAATTTGGAGCACCTACACCAAGAGCTGGTTCAGGGACTGAAGAAGAATTTGAATCCGCATTCAATAGATATAATCAACATAAAGACGTCGAGGTAATGTTCTATTTTAATGATGAACCTCCTAAATCGATGTCAGAAATCAATGCAAGTGAATGGATTAAAATTACATACTTTAAAAAAAGGTTACAACCATTAGGAATATACGGACAATATAATGGAGTTTTGGATTTTGAAGAAAAGCTAAGAAAGCACCTTAGCAAGTTCTTCATTGATGAATATAAAAAAAAAATGAAGCCCCTTTAA
- a CDS encoding cadherin domain-containing protein, translating to MNLSIVSASLTFSHQMIICSLSLRVTLVCLLGLFITPHAFGQTDLVANTVTAANVNDDPTISNALRPVGGVDVNGFIKEFRVTVLPDASSQGTLNINGSPVDVNTVYPISDASKLTFKAAAISASSSAAIVSFDYVVVDNDNNLSASAKYYIPVNNGSNKIAIPPASATNLKSDFVLSTALGTVGIKSIHNTGTGGSITNFKITELPDAASQGVLYINGTAQTSVTATEFPYNATLSFDPNENFSGTAVFKYQVENSEADNTYGNTAYYFVQVNKAPSVPTDANTAGNTVSENAANGTEVGITASATDPEGATITYSLSNNSGGRFAIDASTGVVTVANGSLLNYESAIAHSISVQASDGHFTSSQTFTIVVTDVNEAPSTSTDANATANAVPENSANGTLVNITASSADPEGAPISYTLTDNAGGRFAIHASTGVVTVANGALLDFETATSYSITVQASDGGLTSTQTFTIAVTNDNEGPSVPIDVNTAANTVAENSAGGTLVGITASSTDPDAGTTLTYSLSVNPENRFAINSSTGVVSVASGAVIDFETTPSLDITVQVSDGSLTSSQTFTIEVTNVNEAPVITSASAVFMPENTTYVITVTATDPENGTLEYFLDANSFSSPDYTKFNVKSNTGELSFVNYIPNYEAPGSAAGTNVYTVGVLVGDGNLFKSQTITVTITDVVDENPPSTPTDVNAETNTIPENAVTGTVVGVTAYATDAEARVSYSLSDDAGGRFAIDASTGVVTVANGALLNFEAATSHTIRVLASDGTHTTSQIFTIAVTNVNEAPVFTSASSVSVPENTTSVMTVAATDPENNTIVYSISTSPDQSSFRIDPATGALSFMKAPDYEAPGSAANSNVYTVAVIVSDGVLSKEQTITVTVTEVTEETPLPVALLNFKATRNKKNALLTWQTATEQENETFEVERSTNGRNFSKIGQVAGAGNSLNLLNYSFTDNNPLEGINYYRLRQVDFNGESETSAIVAVKYVTTITEVSMLSYPNPTSAAFTLEISMTNPENIIVEIRDIAGKLVRASSYAATAGLNKIKYDLNQEVDGMYIITVKGKDFQKANRIIKSGSAAAKNSGR from the coding sequence ATGAATTTGTCAATTGTTAGCGCAAGCCTTACCTTTTCTCATCAAATGATTATATGTTCTTTGTCACTCAGAGTTACCCTTGTTTGCTTGTTGGGGTTATTTATTACACCCCATGCTTTTGGCCAAACTGATCTTGTTGCTAATACGGTAACTGCTGCTAATGTTAATGATGATCCAACAATAAGCAATGCATTGAGACCAGTAGGAGGAGTAGATGTAAATGGGTTTATAAAAGAGTTTAGGGTTACAGTTTTACCAGATGCTAGTAGCCAAGGTACTTTAAATATAAATGGAAGTCCCGTAGATGTTAACACTGTATATCCTATAAGTGATGCCTCAAAGCTTACTTTCAAAGCAGCAGCTATTAGTGCTAGTTCATCCGCAGCTATTGTTAGTTTCGATTATGTAGTAGTAGATAATGATAATAACCTTTCCGCTTCTGCTAAATATTATATCCCCGTAAATAATGGGAGTAATAAAATTGCCATACCCCCAGCTTCAGCAACTAATTTAAAGAGCGATTTTGTGCTTTCCACCGCATTAGGTACTGTCGGAATAAAAAGTATACATAATACCGGAACTGGGGGTTCTATTACAAATTTTAAAATCACAGAACTGCCAGATGCTGCTAGCCAGGGAGTGCTGTATATTAATGGTACGGCTCAGACCAGCGTAACAGCAACAGAATTCCCTTACAACGCAACACTTTCTTTTGACCCCAATGAAAATTTCTCAGGTACCGCTGTGTTCAAATATCAGGTTGAAAATTCAGAAGCTGACAACACATACGGGAATACTGCCTACTATTTTGTTCAGGTAAACAAGGCGCCTTCTGTTCCGACGGACGCCAACACAGCTGGCAACACCGTTTCGGAGAATGCAGCTAATGGTACAGAGGTAGGTATTACTGCTTCAGCAACAGATCCGGAAGGAGCAACCATTACTTATTCTTTATCTAACAATTCTGGGGGGCGCTTTGCTATAGACGCCTCAACTGGGGTGGTTACAGTGGCAAACGGCTCATTGTTGAATTACGAATCGGCCATTGCCCATTCAATTAGTGTGCAAGCTTCTGATGGCCACTTTACTTCCAGCCAGACCTTCACCATTGTGGTTACTGACGTTAACGAGGCACCTTCAACTTCCACGGATGCTAATGCTACTGCCAATGCAGTGCCCGAAAACTCCGCTAACGGTACGCTGGTAAATATCACGGCTTCGTCTGCCGACCCGGAAGGAGCACCTATTAGTTATACTTTAACCGATAATGCTGGCGGTCGCTTCGCTATACATGCCTCTACAGGAGTTGTTACCGTAGCCAACGGTGCGCTACTGGATTTCGAAACTGCCACTTCTTATAGCATTACAGTACAGGCTTCAGATGGCGGTTTAACTTCCACCCAGACCTTTACCATAGCTGTAACCAATGATAACGAGGGGCCTTCAGTTCCTATAGATGTAAATACGGCTGCTAATACCGTGGCCGAAAACTCGGCAGGAGGTACCCTGGTTGGCATAACGGCCAGTTCCACAGACCCGGATGCCGGTACTACGCTTACCTATTCCCTGTCTGTAAATCCTGAGAATCGGTTTGCCATCAATTCCTCCACAGGGGTAGTTTCAGTGGCAAGCGGTGCGGTTATCGACTTTGAGACAACTCCTTCTTTAGACATTACCGTGCAAGTTTCAGATGGTAGTTTAACTTCCAGCCAAACCTTTACCATTGAGGTTACCAATGTTAACGAAGCACCAGTTATTACATCTGCCTCTGCGGTTTTTATGCCGGAAAATACAACCTATGTGATTACAGTTACTGCAACCGATCCAGAAAATGGTACCCTTGAGTATTTCTTAGATGCTAATTCTTTCAGTTCTCCGGATTATACTAAATTCAACGTCAAGTCTAATACTGGTGAATTATCCTTTGTAAATTATATTCCTAATTATGAGGCACCGGGTTCAGCTGCCGGTACTAACGTATATACAGTAGGAGTTTTGGTAGGTGATGGTAACCTGTTTAAAAGTCAGACAATTACCGTAACCATAACTGATGTGGTGGATGAGAACCCGCCTAGCACTCCAACAGATGTAAATGCAGAGACTAACACAATACCTGAGAATGCTGTTACAGGCACGGTTGTAGGAGTAACTGCTTATGCAACAGATGCGGAAGCAAGGGTAAGTTACTCCTTATCTGACGATGCTGGTGGCCGCTTTGCTATAGATGCCTCAACCGGCGTAGTTACGGTAGCAAATGGCGCTTTATTGAATTTTGAAGCAGCTACTTCCCACACCATCCGGGTGCTAGCTTCAGACGGAACCCATACCACCAGCCAGATTTTTACAATTGCCGTGACCAACGTAAACGAAGCTCCGGTTTTCACCTCTGCCAGTTCAGTTTCAGTACCAGAAAATACTACCAGTGTGATGACCGTAGCGGCAACTGACCCGGAAAATAATACAATCGTGTATTCTATTTCCACCAGCCCAGACCAAAGTAGTTTCAGAATAGATCCTGCCACTGGTGCTTTATCCTTTATGAAAGCCCCAGACTATGAAGCACCTGGTTCAGCAGCTAATTCAAACGTGTATACTGTAGCCGTTATAGTAAGCGATGGGGTATTGTCTAAAGAGCAAACCATCACAGTTACAGTGACAGAAGTAACTGAAGAAACACCCCTGCCGGTTGCTCTTTTAAACTTTAAGGCCACAAGAAACAAGAAGAATGCCCTTTTAACGTGGCAAACTGCTACAGAGCAGGAAAATGAAACTTTTGAGGTAGAACGTAGCACCAATGGCCGAAACTTCTCTAAAATAGGCCAGGTAGCAGGTGCAGGAAATAGCCTCAACTTACTTAACTATTCCTTCACTGATAACAATCCACTGGAAGGTATTAACTATTACCGGTTAAGGCAGGTAGATTTCAACGGTGAATCTGAAACCAGCGCCATTGTTGCAGTAAAATATGTAACAACAATAACTGAGGTAAGCATGCTTTCCTATCCTAATCCAACCTCCGCTGCTTTTACTTTGGAAATCTCAATGACAAATCCGGAAAATATAATTGTTGAAATCAGGGACATTGCCGGGAAGTTGGTTCGTGCCAGTTCTTATGCGGCTACAGCAGGTTTGAATAAAATAAAGTATGATCTAAATCAGGAGGTAGATGGTATGTATATCATTACGGTAAAAGGGAAGGATTTTCAAAAAGCTAACCGAATCATCAAAAGTGGATCTGCTGCTGCCAAAAATAGCGGGCGCTAG
- a CDS encoding alpha-ketoglutarate-dependent dioxygenase AlkB produces the protein METAVPGLLLYHDFISESMEDELIKEIDNQIWVVDYERRLQYYGYRNELESPYDLISFPVPMPPLIHKLSEQLTEQGIVSIQPDQVIINEYFPGEGLRPHKDRNYFENQICGVNLGSGCIMKFIHIKNKDVVDVEVPRRSVYVMQDEARYKWNHSIPSRKKDVVDGNVKHRERRLSITYRKVNMKKVKPINPEGKVAKMLHEQFNINS, from the coding sequence ATGGAAACAGCAGTACCAGGTTTGCTACTCTACCATGACTTTATCAGTGAATCAATGGAAGATGAACTGATAAAGGAAATTGACAACCAGATATGGGTAGTTGATTACGAAAGGAGGTTGCAATATTATGGGTACAGGAATGAACTGGAGTCTCCCTATGATCTGATCAGCTTTCCAGTTCCTATGCCCCCGCTGATTCACAAATTGTCAGAACAATTAACGGAACAGGGGATAGTATCCATCCAACCAGACCAGGTCATCATTAATGAATACTTTCCCGGAGAGGGGCTCAGGCCTCATAAGGACAGGAACTATTTCGAAAACCAAATCTGTGGTGTTAATCTTGGAAGTGGTTGCATCATGAAATTCATACATATCAAAAATAAAGACGTGGTGGATGTGGAGGTTCCCAGGCGTTCAGTGTATGTGATGCAAGATGAGGCCAGGTATAAGTGGAACCACTCCATCCCTTCCAGAAAGAAAGATGTTGTTGATGGAAACGTGAAGCATAGGGAAAGAAGGCTCTCTATTACTTACCGAAAGGTAAATATGAAGAAAGTGAAGCCCATCAACCCTGAAGGGAAAGTAGCGAAGATGTTACACGAACAATTCAATATAAACTCTTGA
- a CDS encoding 3-keto-disaccharide hydrolase, protein MKRLFGLLSILALAILAFKPADDKTVSNLSNDAGWVELINGKDLTGWKATENPSTWSVTDGLFQADGKRSHLFYEGEYLKDGFKNFELEVQVKTFKLANTGIYFHTKYQETGWPDTGLEIQVNNTHIGEGDYIELKKMASLYGVRNLYKTFGKDGEWMTVKARVESNRVQVWLNGMKTVDYLQPEKTFSAIRRLGEGTFCLQGHDTLSKMQYKSFRVRRLPDDARSNLAAPTLGAWHDSLVALQSQQFAFIDLNPKTTLSAKELANYYYTTGINVSLVKSPASAKELAAAKNLPLFTGIKVTAANQATAKASTADYIIGESNDLKSAKALLRGKKINIWSDKGRTLNNPKTAELLDMAKQNNIAIEIDNVSNSPSLEIIKIAKAKGCKFTFAGLVPASNMQKSMFVMRAIKEANLTYKDLYIPKW, encoded by the coding sequence ATGAAAAGATTATTCGGGCTGTTAAGCATACTTGCCTTGGCTATTCTAGCTTTCAAACCTGCTGATGATAAAACAGTTTCCAACCTCTCTAATGACGCTGGTTGGGTGGAACTTATCAATGGAAAAGATTTGACTGGTTGGAAAGCCACCGAAAATCCTTCTACCTGGTCAGTAACTGACGGACTTTTCCAGGCCGACGGAAAACGTTCACATCTCTTCTATGAAGGAGAATACCTGAAAGATGGTTTCAAGAATTTTGAACTGGAAGTGCAGGTAAAAACTTTCAAGTTGGCGAATACAGGAATCTATTTTCATACCAAGTACCAGGAAACAGGCTGGCCCGATACCGGTCTGGAAATACAGGTGAACAACACCCATATTGGGGAAGGGGATTACATCGAACTCAAAAAAATGGCCAGCCTTTATGGGGTGCGGAATCTATACAAAACGTTTGGCAAGGACGGAGAATGGATGACGGTAAAAGCCCGCGTAGAGAGCAATCGTGTCCAGGTTTGGCTCAATGGCATGAAAACAGTTGACTATCTGCAGCCCGAAAAAACCTTTTCGGCCATAAGACGACTTGGGGAAGGAACGTTCTGCCTCCAAGGGCATGATACCCTGAGTAAAATGCAGTACAAAAGTTTCAGGGTGCGCCGCTTGCCAGATGATGCCCGTTCCAACCTGGCTGCTCCTACATTGGGTGCCTGGCATGACAGCCTCGTGGCGCTGCAGAGCCAGCAGTTTGCTTTTATTGATTTAAATCCAAAAACCACTTTATCAGCAAAAGAACTTGCCAACTACTATTATACCACAGGCATAAACGTTTCCTTGGTAAAGAGTCCTGCCTCTGCCAAAGAACTGGCAGCAGCTAAAAACCTACCACTTTTTACGGGCATAAAAGTGACTGCTGCTAACCAGGCAACGGCTAAGGCATCAACCGCTGACTATATTATTGGCGAAAGCAATGATTTAAAGAGCGCGAAGGCATTGCTTCGCGGCAAGAAAATAAATATCTGGTCTGATAAGGGCAGAACCCTTAACAACCCTAAGACCGCAGAGTTGTTAGACATGGCCAAGCAAAACAATATTGCCATAGAAATTGACAATGTAAGCAATAGCCCATCGCTGGAAATCATAAAGATAGCAAAAGCCAAAGGCTGTAAATTCACGTTCGCGGGACTGGTGCCTGCTTCTAACATGCAGAAATCAATGTTTGTCATGAGGGCCATTAAAGAGGCAAATCTTACTTATAAAGACCTGTATATTCCCAAATGGTAG
- a CDS encoding amidase family protein produces MRLYFSKALSLFVLLALFSACTRTGKVGTGAGGQFAVEEATIADIHTAFKKGTCSCEQLVTTYLQRIETYDQPTRLNSIVLTNPEALRLARELDAEYRRTKKLRPLHCIPLIVKDNFNTKGLQTTAGSLALKGFEPETDAYQVRVLQEAGALVLAKSNMAEWAFSPMVSISSIAGETLNPYNLGHVPAGSSGGTAAAVAANLGTVGLGSDTGNSIRGPSSHTALVGFRSTLGLTSRAGIAPLYLRNDVGGPMARTVEDATRILEVIAGYDPADPLTEHSRGKVPANYRQFLDKNGLKGARIGVLRTLSDKDPDPQVKALFEKAIADIKRLGAEIVDPFEVPNFAEVSKDQWCSVFQHDINQYLSSLGSKAPVKSIQEVWASGKYSPYIKENLKYQLDQTTAPAADATTCGDAYHDTRRIAFREAVTGAMKKHRLDAVIYPTWNHPPAKVGDFKGYKGDNSQIIAPHTGLPAFTVPMGYTYDNLPAGLQFLGDLFAEPTLIRLSYSYEQGTKHRKPPVQFSN; encoded by the coding sequence ATGCGACTTTACTTCTCCAAGGCACTTAGCTTATTCGTTTTATTAGCCCTGTTTAGTGCCTGCACCCGAACGGGTAAAGTAGGAACCGGAGCGGGCGGGCAATTTGCCGTGGAGGAAGCGACCATTGCCGACATCCACACTGCTTTCAAGAAAGGCACCTGTTCCTGTGAGCAGTTGGTGACCACCTACCTGCAGCGGATAGAAACCTACGACCAGCCTACCAGATTAAATTCCATTGTCCTCACCAACCCAGAGGCGCTTCGGCTGGCACGGGAGTTGGATGCGGAATACCGGCGAACGAAGAAACTGCGGCCGCTGCACTGCATTCCGCTCATTGTGAAAGACAATTTCAATACTAAGGGCCTGCAAACCACCGCGGGCTCGCTGGCGCTGAAAGGCTTTGAACCGGAAACCGATGCCTACCAGGTGCGGGTATTGCAGGAGGCCGGCGCGTTGGTGCTGGCCAAATCCAACATGGCCGAGTGGGCCTTCAGTCCCATGGTCTCCATCAGCTCCATCGCGGGCGAAACGCTGAACCCCTACAACCTGGGGCATGTGCCAGCCGGATCCAGCGGCGGCACGGCCGCAGCGGTGGCAGCCAACCTGGGCACCGTGGGTTTGGGTTCCGATACCGGCAACTCCATTCGCGGCCCTTCTTCGCACACTGCCCTGGTGGGCTTCCGCTCCACCCTGGGCCTTACCAGCCGCGCGGGCATCGCGCCGCTTTACTTGCGCAACGACGTGGGCGGCCCCATGGCCCGGACGGTAGAAGACGCTACCCGCATACTGGAGGTAATTGCGGGGTACGACCCGGCTGATCCTTTAACCGAACACAGCCGGGGCAAGGTACCGGCCAACTACCGCCAATTTCTGGATAAGAACGGCTTGAAAGGTGCCCGGATTGGCGTGCTGCGAACTTTGAGTGACAAAGATCCCGACCCACAGGTAAAAGCCTTGTTTGAGAAAGCCATTGCCGACATCAAACGCCTGGGCGCCGAAATTGTGGATCCGTTTGAAGTTCCTAATTTTGCGGAGGTAAGCAAAGACCAGTGGTGTTCCGTTTTCCAGCACGATATAAACCAGTACCTGTCGTCCCTAGGGTCCAAGGCACCCGTAAAAAGTATACAGGAAGTGTGGGCTTCGGGCAAATATTCGCCCTACATCAAAGAAAACTTGAAATACCAACTGGACCAGACTACCGCTCCGGCTGCGGATGCCACCACCTGCGGCGATGCCTACCACGATACCCGCCGTATCGCTTTCCGGGAAGCCGTGACCGGGGCCATGAAAAAGCACCGTTTGGATGCCGTCATCTATCCCACCTGGAACCACCCGCCCGCCAAAGTAGGCGATTTCAAGGGCTACAAAGGCGACAACAGCCAGATCATTGCGCCGCACACGGGCTTACCCGCCTTTACGGTGCCCATGGGCTATACCTACGACAACCTGCCTGCCGGGCTGCAGTTCTTGGGCGACCTATTCGCAGAACCCACGCTGATCAGGCTCTCTTATTCTTATGAGCAGGGCACGAAGCACCGCAAGCCGCCGGTACAGTTTAGTAATTAA
- a CDS encoding porin: MTIKLTRVVCLLSISLFFVFNAQAQSINRTKFGKGIQVVAEDSSFSFKFGIRFQTLYQGVHTKGTKGWDDRFLIRRARLKFDGYAFTPRLVYKIELGLSNSDIGAGGGGDISQTNNADNIILDAVAKYQLTPTLSLWVGQTKLPGNRERVISSQKLQFVDRSLLNSRINLDRDAGFQLRNEHQVGTVLLREMASISMGEGRDITVNNAGGYDYTGRIEILPLGEFQGDGDYVGGDIAREETPKLALAASYDFNDNASRSRGQLGSFLSEQRDLSTWFVDAMFKYKGFSAMGEYADRKVPNGTPVISYQLDGTVDETFVTGKALNLQAGYLLASNWEMAGRYTTFDPTAVTGIGEQEQYTAGLSKYIVDHSLKVQSDVTLIKEQGRNDRVQFRMQMEIAL, translated from the coding sequence GTGACTATCAAGCTCACCAGAGTAGTATGTCTGCTCTCTATCTCCTTGTTCTTTGTTTTTAATGCGCAAGCCCAAAGTATAAACAGAACAAAGTTTGGAAAAGGAATTCAAGTTGTAGCTGAAGATTCCTCATTTAGTTTCAAATTTGGAATACGGTTTCAGACGCTTTACCAAGGCGTGCATACGAAAGGCACCAAGGGCTGGGATGATCGTTTCCTGATACGAAGAGCCCGTCTTAAGTTTGATGGCTACGCATTCACGCCAAGGCTTGTATACAAAATTGAGCTGGGCCTAAGTAACAGCGATATAGGTGCCGGTGGTGGTGGCGACATCAGCCAGACAAATAATGCAGATAACATCATTCTTGATGCCGTAGCTAAATACCAGCTAACACCAACGCTGTCGTTATGGGTTGGTCAGACAAAGTTGCCTGGTAACCGTGAGCGTGTAATCTCCTCTCAAAAGCTCCAGTTTGTAGATAGAAGTTTGTTGAATTCGCGTATAAATCTTGACCGCGATGCAGGTTTCCAGTTACGCAATGAACATCAAGTTGGTACAGTATTGCTACGCGAAATGGCTTCCATCTCCATGGGGGAGGGCCGCGATATAACTGTAAATAATGCCGGAGGTTATGACTATACCGGACGCATAGAGATATTGCCACTTGGCGAATTCCAGGGTGACGGAGACTATGTTGGCGGCGATATTGCAAGGGAAGAAACCCCAAAACTAGCCTTGGCCGCATCTTATGATTTTAACGATAATGCATCTCGTTCGCGTGGACAGTTAGGAAGTTTTCTGAGTGAACAACGCGACTTAAGTACTTGGTTTGTAGATGCTATGTTTAAGTACAAAGGTTTTTCGGCTATGGGCGAATACGCAGACCGTAAGGTGCCCAATGGAACCCCTGTTATTAGTTACCAACTTGATGGTACCGTAGACGAAACTTTTGTAACAGGCAAAGCTCTTAACCTGCAGGCAGGCTATCTGCTTGCGTCTAATTGGGAGATGGCAGGCCGATATACTACCTTCGATCCTACCGCTGTAACCGGTATAGGGGAGCAAGAACAATACACTGCCGGATTATCAAAATACATTGTAGACCATAGCCTGAAGGTGCAGAGCGATGTAACCTTAATCAAAGAGCAAGGCAGAAACGACAGAGTACAGTTCAGGATGCAAATGGAAATCGCCTTATAA